One part of the Rutidosis leptorrhynchoides isolate AG116_Rl617_1_P2 chromosome 1, CSIRO_AGI_Rlap_v1, whole genome shotgun sequence genome encodes these proteins:
- the LOC139860456 gene encoding monothiol glutaredoxin-S2-like: MDMVTRMVSERPVVIFSRSSCSMSHTIKSLLLEFGVNPAVYELDEISKGKEIEQALLRLGRNPIVPAVFIGGKFVGGANEIISLHLQRSLQPMLKNAGALWV; encoded by the coding sequence ATGGATATGGTGACAAGAATGGTGTCCGAGAGACCAGTCGTGATATTCAGTAGAAGTTCGTGTTCAATGTCTCACACGATTAAATCACTACTTTTAGAATTTGGAGTAAATCCGGCCGTCTATGAGCTAGATGAGATCTCAAAAGGTAAGGAAATCGAACAAGCACTTTTAAGGCTTGGACGAAATCCTATAGTCCCGGCTGTGTTCATAGGAGGTAAGTTTGTTGGTGGAGCTAACGAGATTATTAGCTTGCATCTTCAACGGTCTTTACAACCAATGCTTAAAAATGCCGGAGCTTTATGGGTGTGA